A DNA window from Malus domestica chromosome 12, GDT2T_hap1 contains the following coding sequences:
- the LOC103423443 gene encoding transcription termination factor MTEF18, mitochondrial-like — MTHLQKLRLASVRKWVSLNCCENRVRSRPIPFQPFGYFCNAPTFRTYSTNGASANESSESWDKTSSGKGRNAVRISYSIRKEAEAALLDYLHGTRGLQFTDAENMSKNSPCFLDKLLRQVDVEKEILAKKNNQKDIGRAIARFLRYHPINEFEPFFESLGLNPSEYSLLLPRSLTFLTDDKLLAHNYTVLCHYGIARSKIGKIYKEWTEVFQYDFEVLTSKLKAYEELGLSQSTFVKFIVATPCLLIGDVNVEFVKVLEKLQNFGFKTNWIEDKLSADSSHNWSRMLEVLSLFSEMGCSTEQLGQLIGQHPDILFDGSGERTLSLIGFLLKFGSTKSQLCSIFLQFPQIPVVKFVSNLRRCILFLNEIDMNVAEIGKIVHSHPLLLGSCSLKKTISLLSNLNTGKKRLCTCIQENPQVLKNWVLGKRVERIPDSGDDLRSKTQKIKFLLDVGFVDNSDNIKEALKAFRGKGVELQERFDCIVKAGLSPEDVCTMIKISPQILNQTKDIIEEKIDFLVNQLGYPISTLVTFPRYLSYKIERVQLRTLMYNWLKDQGTADPRLNFSTIICCSDKCFITSYVNRHPSGPQMWEDLKNEIYSKN, encoded by the coding sequence ATGACCCATTTACAGAAACTCAGATTAGCATCTGTTCGCAAATGGGTTTCGTTGAATTGTTGCGAAAACCGTGTTAGATCACGTCCAATCCCATTTCAGCCATTTGGGTATTTCTGCAATGCCCCAACCTTTAGAACGTACAGTACCAATGGAGCTTCTGCAAATGAGAGTTCCGAAAGTTGGGATAAAACTTCGAGTGGTAAGGGAAGAAATGCTGTTCGAATTTCTTATTCCATTCGAAAAGAAGCGGAAGCTGCATTGTTGGATTATTTGCATGGTACTAGAGGGTTGCAGTTCACGGATGCAGAGAATATGAGTAAAAACTCGCCTTGCTTTCTCGACAAGCTTCTGAGACAGGTTGATGttgaaaaagaaattcttgCAAAGAAGAATAATCAGAAAGATATTGGGCGAGCAATTGCGCGGTTCTTGCGGTACCATCCTATTAACGAATTTGAGCCTTTCTTTGAGAGCTTGGGTCTGAATCCTTCTGAGTATTCTCTGCTTCTTCCACGCAGTTTGACGTTTTTGACTGATGATAAGTTATTAGCGCACAATTATACTGTACTATGTCATTATGGAATTGCACGCAGTAAGATAGGAAAGATTTACAAGGAATGGACAGAAGTCTTTCAATATGACTTTGAGGTTTTAACATCGAAACTTAAAGCTTATGAAGAACTAGGTCTTAGCCAATCTACTTTTGTTAAGTTTATAGTTGCTACTCCTTGTCTTTTAATTGGGGATGTAAATGTTGAATTTGTTAAGGTTTTGGAAAAATTGCAGAATTTTGGATTTAAAACCAATTGGATTGAAGATAAATTGTCAGCAGATAGTTCTCATAATTGGAGCCGGATGCTTGAAGTTCTTAGTTTGTTTAGTGAGATGGGTTGCAGTACCGAACAGTTGGGTCAATTGATTGGCCAGCACCCAGATATTTTGTTTGACGGTTCTGGTGAAAGGACACTTTCACTAATTGGGTTCTTATTGAAATTTGGATCCACAAAAAGCCAGCTGTGTTCAATATTTCTGCAATTTCCACAGATTCCAGTTGTGAAATTTGTTTCAAATTTAAGACGATGCATTTTGTTCCTGAATGAGATTGACATGAATGTTGCAGAGATTGGGAAGATTGTCCATTCCCACCCCCTGCTTCTCGGTTCTTGTTCTTTGAAAAAAACCATCAGTTTACTCTCAAACTTGAACACTGGGAAGAAAAGATTGTGTACATGCATCCAGGAGAACCCACAAGTATTGAAGAATTGGGTTTTGGGTAAAAGAGTTGAGCGAATTCCAGATTCGGGAGATGACCTTAGATCAAAGACACAAAAGATTAAGTTTTTGTTGGATGTAGGATTTGTAGACAACTCAGACAATATTAAAGAAGCACTGAAAGCATTTCGAGGCAAGGGAGTGGAGCTTCAGGAAAGATTTGATTGTATTGTTAAAGCTGGTTTGAGTCCAGAGGATGTCTGTACAATGATTAAAATAAGCCCTCAAATTCTTAACCAGACGAAGGATATCATTGAAGAGAAGATTGATTTTCTTGTAAATCAATTGGGTTACCCCATATCGACCTTGGTGACCTTCCCAAGATATCTTTCCTATAAGATTGAAAGGGTCCAGCTTAGGACATTGATGTACAATTGGCTCAAAGATCAAGGAACAGCTGATCCTCGGCTTAACTTTAGCACTATTATTTGTTGCTCAGATAAATGTTTTATTACTTCTTATGTAAATCGTCATCCCAGTGGTCCTCAAATGTGGGAGGATTTGAAGAATGAAATTTATTCCAAGAATTAA
- the LOC103443125 gene encoding uncharacterized protein, with protein MGRGRGKAKKQNVIAAREDTGSGEEERILPSRRRGRPQKTLKDDIVEGEEALKTEDGEDAKSHVSSKDMKGQSAIENGRKRKRSAQVKETVKSVKEDKMIETKSTLDDPKKSVGFRQNGSRRKNKPHRAAEAGVECQ; from the coding sequence ATGGGTAGAGGGAGAGGAAaagcaaagaaacaaaatgttATTGCTGCTCGTGAGGATACTGGAAGTGGTGAAGAGGAAAGGATTCTACCAAGCAGGAGAAGAGGAAGGCCACAAAAGACATTGAAGGACGATATTGTAGAAGGAGAAGAGGCTCTGAAGACAGAAGATGGCGAGGATGCAAAAAGTCATGTTTCGAGCAAAGACATGAAAGGCCAATCTGCCATAGAGAAtggaaggaaaaggaagaggtCAGCTCAGGTCAAAGAAACTGTAAAATCAGTCAAAGAGGATAAAATGATTGAAACAAAATCAACTCTCGATGACCCGAAAAAGTCTGTTGGATTCCGACAAAATGGGAGTAGGCGGAAAAATAAGCCACACCGAGCTGCTGAAGCTGGTGTTGAGTGCCAATGA